The Agromyces atrinae genome window below encodes:
- the rimI gene encoding ribosomal protein S18-alanine N-acetyltransferase → MTWQLRRAHVEDVDAIMALETPTFGTDAWSRESMQAELAHHDTYYLVALPVGADADAGIAAYAGAFAARGALQGDIQTIAVAPESRGGGLGRVLIQSLIAEAWKRGIREVFLEVRADNPVAQRLYHREGFEEIAVRRAYYQPDGVDALVMRLQLTAPVAAPAEVLS, encoded by the coding sequence ATGACGTGGCAGCTGCGCCGCGCCCACGTCGAGGACGTCGACGCGATCATGGCGCTCGAGACGCCGACGTTCGGCACCGATGCGTGGTCGCGCGAGTCGATGCAGGCCGAGCTCGCTCACCACGACACCTACTACCTCGTGGCCTTGCCGGTCGGCGCTGACGCCGATGCCGGCATCGCCGCCTACGCAGGCGCCTTCGCCGCGCGCGGTGCGTTGCAGGGAGACATCCAGACCATCGCCGTCGCCCCGGAGTCGCGAGGAGGCGGCCTCGGGCGCGTGCTCATCCAGTCGCTCATCGCGGAGGCGTGGAAGCGCGGAATCCGTGAGGTGTTCCTCGAGGTGCGCGCCGACAACCCGGTCGCCCAACGGCTCTATCACCGCGAAGGATTCGAAGAGATCGCCGTGCGCCGCGCCTACTACCAGCCCGATGGAGTCGATGCCCTCGTGATGCGCCTTCAGCTGACGGCCCCCGTCGCGGCCCCGGCCGAGGTGCTGTCGTGA
- the tsaB gene encoding tRNA (adenosine(37)-N6)-threonylcarbamoyltransferase complex dimerization subunit type 1 TsaB yields the protein MLLAIDTSAGTSVAVVDAEAGILAENGTPDTMRHAEVIGGLLERTLTDAGIERSQLSGVVAGMGPGPFTGLRVGIAAARAFALGLGKPVVPVMSHDAVAWEWYRAGNVGPLLVVTDARRREVAWSRYSTLDAAGLPELLDGPALAKAIEVPEFDAERLDAATISAGALGMVAELRWLARRPFAADEPVYLRSPDVTLSTAKRVS from the coding sequence ATGCTGCTCGCGATCGACACCTCCGCGGGAACGAGCGTCGCCGTCGTCGATGCCGAAGCCGGGATCCTCGCCGAGAACGGCACGCCCGACACGATGCGGCACGCCGAGGTGATCGGCGGCCTCCTCGAGCGCACACTGACGGATGCCGGCATCGAGCGCTCGCAGCTCTCGGGCGTCGTCGCGGGCATGGGTCCCGGTCCGTTCACGGGTCTCCGCGTGGGCATCGCCGCCGCGCGCGCGTTCGCCCTCGGCCTCGGCAAGCCCGTCGTCCCTGTCATGAGTCACGACGCCGTCGCGTGGGAGTGGTATCGAGCCGGCAACGTCGGCCCGCTGCTCGTCGTCACCGACGCCCGCCGCCGCGAGGTCGCCTGGTCGCGGTACTCCACGCTCGATGCGGCGGGCCTGCCCGAACTGCTCGACGGCCCGGCTCTCGCGAAGGCGATCGAGGTTCCCGAGTTCGACGCCGAGCGTCTCGATGCGGCGACGATCTCGGCGGGTGCACTCGGCATGGTCGCCGAACTCCGCTGGCTCGCGCGTCGCCCCTTCGCCGCCGACGAGCCGGTCTACCTGCGCTCGCCCGACGTGACCCTCTCGACCGCCAAGCGGGTGAGCTGA
- the tsaE gene encoding tRNA (adenosine(37)-N6)-threonylcarbamoyltransferase complex ATPase subunit type 1 TsaE: protein MIDGRIEIASTDEMEALGRTVAAELRAGDLLVLTGPLGAGKTTFTRGLGEGLGIRGPVTSPTFVLARTHPSVTGGPPLVHVDAYRLASALELDDLDLDFDRSVTVVEWGRGMLEGVVESWIDIEIERPRAASDDLDGDEPRTVTITAVGPRWAN from the coding sequence ATGATCGACGGACGGATCGAGATCGCGTCGACCGACGAGATGGAGGCGCTCGGGCGAACGGTGGCCGCCGAGCTCCGCGCCGGCGACCTGCTCGTGCTCACCGGCCCGCTCGGTGCGGGCAAGACGACGTTCACCCGCGGCCTCGGCGAGGGCCTCGGAATCCGCGGCCCGGTCACGAGCCCGACGTTCGTGCTCGCGCGCACCCACCCGAGTGTCACGGGAGGGCCGCCCCTCGTGCACGTCGACGCGTACCGGCTCGCGAGCGCTCTCGAACTCGACGACCTCGACCTCGACTTCGACCGCTCGGTCACCGTCGTCGAGTGGGGTCGCGGCATGCTCGAGGGCGTCGTCGAGTCGTGGATCGACATCGAGATCGAGAGACCGCGGGCTGCCAGCGACGACCTCGACGGCGATGAGCCGCGCACGGTGACGATCACCGCCGTCGGCCCGCGGTGGGCGAACTAG
- the alr gene encoding alanine racemase, which yields MTAPRREASVDLDAIRRNVAELRRRAGSTSAMAVVKANGYGHGAVAVARAALEGGASRLGVADLDEALALREAGISAPILAWLHDGESEFRTAIASDIEIGVSSLDQLDRVAADAVHAGDARVHIKLDTGLSRNGVAESEWRRLFDRARELADDGRVRVAGVFSHLANASDESDADQVAAFERGLGVAARAGVAPGVRHLASTAGALRRPGARYDLVRLGIGIYGLSPFGDGTTSADLGLSPAMTLRARVAAVRRVSAGTGASYDFIWRAETDTTLVLVPIGYADGIPRLASGRADVWIAGRRRPIVGRIAMDQFIVDVGDDTVSVGDEVVVFGDPATGAPSADEWATAADTINYEVVTRIGPRVARTYPSA from the coding sequence GTGACCGCGCCGCGCCGCGAGGCATCCGTCGACCTCGACGCCATCCGACGGAACGTCGCCGAACTCCGGCGCCGAGCCGGTTCCACTTCCGCGATGGCCGTGGTCAAGGCGAACGGCTACGGCCACGGCGCCGTCGCCGTCGCGCGCGCAGCCCTCGAGGGCGGAGCATCGCGACTTGGCGTGGCCGACCTCGACGAGGCGCTCGCGCTGCGCGAGGCCGGCATCTCGGCACCCATCCTCGCGTGGCTGCACGATGGCGAGAGCGAGTTCCGCACTGCGATCGCGTCCGACATCGAGATCGGCGTCTCATCGCTCGATCAGCTCGATCGTGTCGCGGCCGATGCCGTTCACGCCGGCGATGCGCGCGTCCACATCAAGCTCGACACGGGCCTCAGCCGCAACGGAGTCGCGGAGAGCGAGTGGCGCCGTCTCTTCGACCGCGCACGCGAGCTCGCGGATGACGGTCGAGTGCGTGTGGCCGGAGTCTTCAGCCACCTCGCGAACGCCTCCGACGAGTCCGATGCCGACCAGGTCGCCGCGTTCGAACGGGGTCTCGGCGTCGCCGCGCGCGCGGGTGTCGCTCCCGGCGTCCGCCATCTCGCCTCGACGGCCGGCGCGCTCCGCCGACCCGGGGCGCGCTACGACCTCGTCCGCCTCGGCATCGGCATCTACGGGCTCTCGCCCTTCGGCGACGGCACGACGTCGGCCGACCTGGGTCTCTCGCCCGCGATGACACTGCGTGCTCGGGTCGCGGCCGTGCGTCGCGTGTCCGCCGGTACAGGGGCGTCGTACGACTTCATCTGGCGTGCGGAGACGGACACGACTCTCGTCCTCGTGCCGATCGGATACGCCGACGGCATCCCTCGTCTCGCCTCGGGTCGCGCCGACGTCTGGATCGCGGGACGGAGGAGGCCCATCGTCGGGCGGATCGCGATGGACCAGTTCATCGTCGATGTGGGTGACGACACCGTCTCGGTGGGCGACGAGGTCGTCGTCTTCGGCGATCCCGCGACGGGCGCACCGAGCGCCGACGAGTGGGCGACGGCCGCCGACACGATCAACTACGAGGTGGTGACGCGCATCGGTCCGCGCGTCGCACGCACCTACCCGAGCGCATGA
- a CDS encoding holo-ACP synthase, which produces MITGIGVDVVDIARFERALDRTPGLRERLFAESERSRPTRSLAARFAAKEALIKAFGGTAILRWHDMEVVNGDSGDPEFRLHGALAELAAGQHVHVSMTHDAGVATAFVVVEAAS; this is translated from the coding sequence GTGATCACCGGTATCGGTGTCGACGTCGTCGACATCGCGCGGTTCGAGCGTGCGCTCGATCGGACGCCCGGCCTCCGCGAGCGACTGTTCGCTGAGAGCGAACGCTCCCGGCCGACGCGCTCGCTCGCGGCGCGATTCGCGGCGAAGGAGGCCCTCATCAAGGCGTTCGGCGGCACCGCGATCCTGCGCTGGCACGACATGGAGGTCGTCAACGGAGATTCGGGCGACCCCGAGTTCCGCCTGCACGGCGCTCTCGCCGAGCTCGCGGCAGGCCAGCACGTGCACGTCTCGATGACCCACGACGCGGGCGTCGCGACGGCGTTCGTCGTCGTCGAGGCGGCATCGTGA
- the glmS gene encoding glutamine--fructose-6-phosphate transaminase (isomerizing) gives MCGIVGYVGSDRSIEVLIGGLRRLEYRGYDSAGVAVIDAEGSLGTAKKSGKLQALVDELDAHPINNGTTGIGHTRWATHGGPTDQNAHPHLGDEGRLAVIHNGIIENFSELRDELLADGFSFRSETDTEVAAVLLGRDYADSGDLVEAFRRTVSRLEGAFTLLAVHKDQPGLVVGARRNSPLVIGLGEGENFLGSDVAAFVEYTRNAVAIGQDQIVAITADSVSVTGFDGNPVEAEPFEVAWDAAAAEKGGWPSFMKKEVSEQPEAVAKTILGRLHDGSVVIPELEAFGDTALQGIRRITVVACGTAAYAGLVAKYAIEKWARVPVEIELSHEFRYREPVLDDTTLVISISQSGETMDTLMAVKYARANGAKAISICNTQGSTIPRESDAVIYTHAGPEVAVASTKAFVAQITALYLFGLHLARVRGTLSAAELAVEAEQLQAVPDKIAEVLEQAEKVEQLARWMADTRSVLFLGRHVGFPIALEGALKLKELAYIHAEGFAAGELKHGPIALIEPGQPVFVVVPSPRGSAELHSKVVSNIQEIRARGARVIAIAEVGDAAVLPFADEVLRIPLAAPLYEPLLAVVPLQIFAMELATAKGLDVDQPRNLAKSVTVE, from the coding sequence ATGTGTGGAATCGTCGGATATGTCGGTAGTGACCGGAGCATCGAGGTGCTCATCGGCGGATTGCGTCGTCTCGAATACCGGGGCTACGACTCGGCCGGAGTCGCCGTGATCGACGCCGAGGGCAGCCTCGGCACGGCGAAGAAGTCGGGCAAGCTCCAGGCCCTCGTCGACGAACTCGACGCGCACCCGATCAACAACGGCACGACGGGCATCGGTCACACCCGCTGGGCCACGCACGGCGGCCCCACCGACCAGAACGCGCACCCGCACCTCGGTGACGAGGGGCGCCTCGCCGTCATCCACAACGGCATCATCGAGAACTTCTCCGAACTGCGCGACGAACTGCTCGCCGACGGTTTCTCGTTCCGGAGCGAGACCGACACCGAGGTCGCCGCTGTGCTCCTCGGGCGCGACTACGCCGACTCGGGCGACCTCGTCGAGGCATTCCGCCGCACGGTCTCCCGGCTCGAGGGCGCGTTCACGCTGCTCGCCGTTCACAAGGACCAGCCCGGCCTCGTCGTCGGCGCCCGCCGCAACTCGCCGCTCGTCATCGGCCTCGGCGAGGGCGAGAACTTCCTCGGCTCCGACGTCGCCGCCTTCGTCGAGTACACCCGCAACGCGGTCGCCATCGGTCAGGACCAGATCGTCGCGATCACCGCCGACTCCGTGTCGGTGACGGGCTTCGACGGCAACCCGGTCGAGGCCGAGCCGTTCGAGGTCGCATGGGACGCTGCAGCCGCCGAGAAGGGCGGGTGGCCGAGCTTCATGAAGAAGGAGGTCTCCGAGCAGCCCGAGGCCGTCGCGAAGACGATCCTCGGTCGCCTGCACGACGGTTCCGTCGTCATCCCCGAGCTCGAGGCGTTCGGCGACACCGCCCTGCAGGGCATCCGCCGCATCACCGTCGTCGCGTGCGGCACAGCGGCCTACGCCGGCCTCGTCGCGAAGTACGCGATCGAGAAGTGGGCCCGCGTCCCCGTCGAGATCGAGCTGAGCCACGAGTTCCGCTACCGCGAGCCCGTGCTCGACGACACGACCCTCGTCATCTCGATCAGCCAGTCGGGCGAGACGATGGACACCCTCATGGCGGTCAAGTACGCGCGTGCCAACGGCGCGAAGGCGATCTCGATCTGCAACACGCAGGGCTCCACCATCCCGCGCGAATCCGACGCCGTCATCTACACGCACGCCGGCCCCGAGGTCGCTGTGGCCTCGACGAAGGCGTTCGTCGCCCAGATCACGGCCCTCTATCTCTTCGGTCTTCACCTCGCGCGCGTGCGCGGCACGCTGAGCGCAGCCGAACTCGCCGTCGAGGCCGAGCAGCTGCAGGCCGTGCCCGACAAGATCGCCGAGGTCCTGGAGCAGGCCGAGAAGGTCGAGCAGCTCGCGCGCTGGATGGCCGACACCCGTTCCGTGCTCTTCCTCGGTCGCCACGTGGGCTTCCCGATCGCCCTCGAGGGCGCGTTGAAGCTCAAGGAGCTCGCCTACATCCACGCCGAGGGCTTCGCCGCCGGTGAGCTCAAGCACGGCCCCATCGCGCTCATCGAGCCCGGTCAGCCCGTCTTCGTCGTCGTGCCGAGCCCGCGCGGCTCGGCCGAGCTGCACTCGAAGGTCGTCTCCAACATCCAGGAGATCCGGGCCCGTGGCGCGCGTGTCATCGCGATCGCCGAGGTCGGCGACGCGGCAGTGCTCCCGTTCGCGGACGAGGTGCTGCGCATCCCGCTCGCCGCTCCGCTCTACGAGCCGCTGCTCGCCGTCGTGCCGCTCCAGATCTTCGCGATGGAGCTCGCGACCGCGAAGGGCCTCGACGTCGACCAGCCTCGCAACCTCGCGAAGTCTGTCACCGTCGAGTAG
- the coaA gene encoding type I pantothenate kinase: MSEAHNGLAPSSPFLELDRAAWAKLAPSLPLPLTETEIVQLRGLGEPLDMREVAEVYLPLSRLLNIYAQGARRLGHVTAEFLRGREQPTPFVIGVAGSVAVGKSTIARLLRELLSRWEETPRVELITTDGFLYPNAELERRGLMERKGFPESYDRRSLLRFVSEVKAGAAEVRAPFYSHLSYDIVPDAQITVRRPDVLIVEGLNVLQPPAQGHRLAVSDLFDFTIYVDARTRDIARWYDERFLKLQRGAFSNPRSYFHRFASLSEEQARARAASIWSSINEPNLLQNIRPTRSRAKLVLRKDSDHKVDRVLLRKL, encoded by the coding sequence ATGTCAGAAGCACACAACGGGCTCGCACCGAGTTCCCCGTTCCTCGAGCTCGATCGCGCGGCCTGGGCGAAGCTCGCACCGTCGTTGCCCCTCCCCCTCACGGAGACGGAGATCGTGCAGCTGCGCGGCCTCGGAGAACCGCTCGACATGCGCGAGGTGGCCGAGGTCTACCTCCCCCTCAGCCGGCTATTGAACATCTACGCTCAGGGCGCCCGGCGCCTCGGTCATGTGACCGCCGAGTTTCTCCGCGGACGCGAGCAGCCCACGCCGTTCGTCATCGGCGTCGCAGGCTCCGTCGCCGTCGGCAAGTCGACGATCGCCCGGCTGCTCCGCGAGCTCCTCTCCCGCTGGGAGGAGACGCCGCGCGTCGAACTCATCACGACCGACGGATTCCTGTACCCGAACGCCGAGCTCGAACGCCGCGGACTCATGGAGCGGAAGGGCTTCCCCGAGTCGTACGATCGGCGCTCGCTCCTCCGATTCGTCAGCGAGGTGAAGGCCGGAGCCGCCGAAGTGCGCGCGCCGTTCTATTCGCACCTCAGTTACGACATCGTGCCGGACGCTCAGATCACCGTTCGTCGTCCCGACGTCCTCATCGTCGAGGGACTGAACGTGCTCCAGCCGCCCGCGCAGGGCCACCGCCTCGCGGTGAGCGACCTCTTCGACTTCACGATCTACGTCGACGCTCGCACGCGCGACATCGCACGGTGGTACGACGAGAGGTTCCTGAAGCTCCAGCGCGGAGCGTTCTCGAACCCGCGGTCGTACTTCCACCGCTTCGCGTCGCTCAGCGAAGAGCAGGCTCGGGCTCGCGCGGCATCCATCTGGTCATCCATCAACGAGCCGAACCTGCTGCAGAACATCCGGCCGACGCGGTCGCGGGCGAAGCTCGTGCTGCGCAAGGACTCCGACCACAAGGTCGACCGGGTGCTGCTCCGGAAGCTCTGA
- the glmM gene encoding phosphoglucosamine mutase — protein sequence MPRLFGTDGVRGLANRELTADLALGLAQAAAAVLTQGRHAEERRSAGRRPVAVVARDPRVSGEFLTAAVSAGLASSGVDVLDAGVIPTPATAFLINDIRADFGVMISASHNPAPDNGIKFFSFGGTKLPDEVENRIESYLGRQKLAPTGGGVGRIRRFADAEDRYVVHLLGTLPNRLDGIHVVLDCAHGAASGVSPEVFTDAGAKVTVIGADPDGMNINDGVGSTHLDLLAQAVLEHGADVGIAHDGDADRCLAVDAAGNVVDGDQIMAILAIAMKGRGELTDDTLVATVMSNLGLRKAMEENGIRVVQTKVGDRYVLEALNDEKLALGGEQSGHVIMTEFATTGDGVLTGLHLVAEMARTGKSLAELATVMTVYPQVLVNVRGVDHHALDSDDVIAAAVSSAQEALGDTGRVLLRPSGTEPMVRVMVEAADQATAETFAESLAGVVRERLAL from the coding sequence ATGCCTCGCCTCTTCGGCACGGACGGGGTCCGAGGGCTGGCCAACCGTGAACTCACGGCTGACCTGGCCCTCGGCCTCGCCCAGGCCGCTGCGGCCGTGCTCACTCAAGGCCGTCACGCCGAGGAACGTCGTTCCGCGGGGCGACGGCCTGTGGCCGTTGTCGCGCGCGATCCGCGCGTCTCCGGTGAGTTCCTCACGGCTGCCGTTTCCGCCGGTCTCGCGAGCTCGGGCGTCGATGTCCTCGACGCCGGGGTCATCCCGACGCCGGCCACCGCGTTCCTGATCAACGACATCCGTGCCGACTTCGGCGTCATGATCTCGGCGTCGCACAACCCGGCTCCCGACAACGGCATCAAGTTCTTCTCGTTCGGCGGCACGAAGCTGCCCGACGAGGTCGAGAACCGCATCGAGTCGTACCTCGGCCGCCAGAAGCTCGCGCCCACGGGCGGGGGAGTCGGTCGCATCCGTCGCTTCGCCGACGCCGAAGACCGCTACGTCGTGCACCTCCTCGGCACGCTGCCGAACCGTCTCGACGGAATCCACGTCGTTCTCGACTGCGCCCACGGCGCGGCATCCGGCGTCTCTCCCGAGGTCTTCACGGATGCCGGCGCGAAGGTCACCGTCATCGGTGCCGACCCCGACGGCATGAACATCAACGACGGTGTGGGCTCGACCCACCTCGATCTCCTCGCGCAGGCCGTGCTCGAGCACGGCGCCGACGTCGGCATCGCGCACGACGGAGACGCCGACCGCTGCCTCGCCGTCGATGCAGCGGGCAACGTCGTCGACGGCGACCAGATCATGGCGATCCTCGCGATCGCGATGAAGGGCCGCGGCGAACTCACCGACGACACCCTCGTCGCGACGGTCATGTCGAACCTCGGCCTGCGGAAGGCGATGGAGGAGAACGGCATACGCGTCGTGCAGACGAAGGTCGGCGACCGCTACGTTCTCGAGGCGCTGAACGACGAGAAGCTCGCCCTCGGCGGCGAGCAGTCCGGTCACGTCATCATGACCGAGTTCGCGACGACGGGCGACGGAGTGCTCACGGGTCTCCACCTCGTTGCCGAGATGGCACGGACGGGCAAGTCGCTCGCCGAGCTCGCGACCGTCATGACCGTCTACCCGCAGGTGCTCGTCAACGTGCGCGGCGTCGACCACCACGCGCTCGACTCCGACGACGTCATCGCGGCGGCCGTGAGCTCGGCTCAGGAGGCGCTCGGCGACACCGGGCGTGTGCTCCTGCGTCCGTCAGGCACCGAACCGATGGTGCGCGTCATGGTCGAAGCAGCCGATCAGGCGACGGCCGAGACCTTCGCCGAGTCACTCGCGGGCGTCGTGCGTGAACGGCTCGCCCTGTAG
- the rpsI gene encoding 30S ribosomal protein S9, producing the protein MAKIADQIEQAPESFTTETPAEAAPQTPRPVLNVSGAAVGRRKQAIARVRVIPGAGGITVNGREFADYFPNKLHQQLITDPFTVLDLIGSYDVIARITGGGPSGQAGALRLAIARALNEIDRENNRPSLKKAGFLSRDARVIERKKAGLKKARKAPQFSKR; encoded by the coding sequence GTGGCGAAGATCGCAGACCAGATCGAGCAGGCCCCCGAGAGCTTCACGACCGAAACTCCGGCCGAGGCAGCTCCCCAGACCCCCCGTCCCGTGCTGAACGTCTCCGGCGCAGCCGTGGGCCGTCGCAAGCAGGCCATCGCCCGCGTGCGCGTCATCCCCGGCGCCGGCGGCATCACGGTCAACGGCCGTGAGTTCGCGGACTACTTCCCGAACAAGCTGCACCAGCAGCTCATCACCGACCCCTTCACGGTCCTCGACCTCATCGGCAGCTACGACGTGATCGCACGCATCACCGGCGGTGGCCCTTCGGGTCAGGCCGGCGCACTGCGCCTCGCGATCGCTCGTGCTCTCAACGAGATCGACCGTGAGAACAACCGACCCAGCCTCAAGAAGGCCGGCTTCCTCTCGCGTGACGCTCGCGTCATCGAGCGCAAGAAGGCCGGTCTCAAGAAGGCTCGCAAGGCGCCTCAGTTCTCGAAGCGCTAA
- the rplM gene encoding 50S ribosomal protein L13, whose protein sequence is MTRTFTPKATEIQRDWVVIDATDIVLGRLASHSAALLRGKHKAIFANHVDTGDFVIIVNADKVALTGSKLEQKKAYRHSGYPGGLTAVSYSELLEKNPVRAVEKAIRGMLPKNSLGRAQLRKLKVYAGPEHPHSAQQPTPYTLTQVAQ, encoded by the coding sequence GTGACGCGCACATTTACTCCGAAGGCCACTGAGATCCAGCGTGACTGGGTCGTCATCGATGCAACCGACATCGTTCTCGGTCGCCTCGCGAGCCACTCCGCCGCTCTCCTCCGCGGCAAGCACAAGGCGATCTTCGCCAACCACGTCGACACCGGTGACTTCGTCATCATCGTCAACGCCGACAAGGTCGCTCTGACCGGCTCGAAGCTCGAGCAGAAGAAGGCGTACCGCCACTCGGGTTACCCGGGCGGCCTCACCGCCGTCAGCTACTCCGAGCTGCTCGAGAAGAACCCGGTCCGCGCCGTCGAGAAGGCGATCCGCGGCATGCTCCCCAAGAACTCGCTCGGCCGTGCGCAGCTGCGCAAGCTCAAGGTCTACGCGGGCCCGGAGCACCCCCACTCGGCTCAGCAGCCGACGCCGTACACCCTCACCCAGGTAGCGCAGTAA
- the truA gene encoding tRNA pseudouridine(38-40) synthase TruA produces MNAPADPSTHTRIRLDVAYDGTDFNGWSTQPGLRTVQGVLEEALRVLFTRHAPPPRLSVAGRTDAGVHALGQVAHVDLTRRQIDTLINPRRPRNVGDDADAGVALARRLNGILGPATDVVISGASVAPPGFDARFSALWRRYEYRLAPGGAVRDPIQRRRTTWHSAPLDVEAMDAAAAGLVGLHDFAAYCKPREGATTIRTLQVFRWSKDDDGVLTADLRADAFCHSMVRALVGACVAVGDGRLAVDDVVALRNDAVRSNAFNVMAARGLTLMEVGYPDDAELAVRAELTRQRRVLSVVVPD; encoded by the coding sequence ATGAACGCCCCCGCCGACCCGTCGACGCACACGCGCATCCGCCTCGACGTCGCCTACGACGGAACCGACTTCAACGGCTGGAGTACTCAGCCCGGCTTGCGCACTGTGCAGGGCGTCCTCGAAGAGGCGCTCCGGGTGCTCTTCACCCGCCACGCCCCTCCGCCCCGGCTCTCGGTCGCCGGGCGGACGGATGCCGGTGTGCATGCCCTCGGTCAGGTGGCCCACGTCGATCTGACGCGTCGGCAGATCGACACGCTCATCAATCCGCGTCGCCCGCGCAACGTCGGCGACGACGCCGACGCGGGAGTGGCGCTCGCCCGCCGGTTGAACGGCATCCTCGGGCCGGCCACCGATGTCGTGATCTCGGGGGCATCCGTCGCCCCGCCCGGCTTCGACGCCCGCTTCTCGGCACTGTGGCGCCGGTACGAGTATCGGCTCGCGCCCGGGGGAGCGGTGAGGGATCCGATCCAGAGGCGACGGACGACCTGGCACTCCGCGCCACTCGACGTCGAGGCGATGGATGCCGCGGCGGCAGGTCTCGTCGGCCTGCACGACTTCGCGGCGTACTGCAAACCGCGTGAGGGCGCCACGACCATCCGCACACTCCAGGTGTTCCGCTGGTCGAAGGACGACGACGGCGTACTGACCGCCGACCTCAGGGCCGACGCGTTCTGCCACTCGATGGTGCGCGCCCTCGTGGGTGCGTGCGTCGCGGTCGGCGACGGGCGGCTCGCCGTCGACGATGTCGTCGCCCTGCGCAACGATGCCGTGCGCTCGAACGCGTTCAACGTGATGGCGGCCCGTGGGCTCACCCTCATGGAGGTCGGCTACCCCGACGATGCCGAGCTCGCCGTCCGGGCCGAGCTGACCCGTCAGCGCCGCGTGCTCTCGGTCGTCGTGCCCGACTGA
- a CDS encoding GNAT family N-acetyltransferase, producing the protein MSALPPLSERVSVESELPPLAHDDVALWRPATTDDIDAIMLMQREADGVDHPDWVTAREDLVDEFESSHIDMATESVLALGHDGRVVAFGHSAVGPGQETRVQSYAFGAVRPDMRGRGIGRQLLAWLSVRSRQRLAESSKTLPGWALVYAEEQNHALISLAQGLGYEIVRYFTKMERIVAEPIPEIEVPTDIRIVRFDESLSESTRLARNDAFRDHWGSQPTVPERWAQFVGGEQFRADLSWVAVEEAADGPRVVGLALTSINEEDWIAQGSSSGYVALIGVVRDRRGQRIAPACVTALLTSYREAGIERAILDVDTASPTGADGLYTRLGFTASTREVALAIEY; encoded by the coding sequence GTGTCAGCACTACCGCCCCTCAGCGAACGCGTCAGCGTCGAATCCGAACTCCCGCCCCTCGCACACGACGACGTCGCACTCTGGCGCCCCGCCACGACCGACGACATCGACGCGATCATGCTCATGCAGCGCGAGGCGGACGGCGTCGATCACCCCGATTGGGTGACGGCCCGTGAAGACCTCGTCGACGAGTTCGAGTCGAGCCACATCGACATGGCGACCGAGTCGGTTCTCGCGCTCGGTCATGACGGCCGAGTCGTGGCGTTCGGGCACTCCGCTGTCGGCCCGGGTCAAGAGACGCGCGTGCAGTCGTACGCCTTCGGAGCCGTGCGCCCCGACATGCGGGGCCGCGGTATCGGGCGGCAGCTGCTCGCCTGGCTGTCCGTCCGTTCGAGGCAGCGACTGGCCGAGTCGTCGAAGACGCTCCCCGGCTGGGCGCTCGTCTACGCCGAGGAGCAGAACCACGCGCTCATCTCCCTGGCCCAAGGGCTCGGCTACGAAATCGTGCGCTACTTCACCAAGATGGAGCGGATCGTCGCCGAGCCGATCCCCGAGATCGAGGTTCCCACCGACATCCGCATCGTGAGGTTCGACGAGTCCCTCTCCGAGTCGACCCGGCTCGCGCGCAACGACGCCTTCCGCGACCACTGGGGCAGCCAGCCGACCGTTCCCGAGCGCTGGGCGCAGTTCGTCGGCGGCGAGCAGTTCCGAGCCGACCTCTCGTGGGTCGCCGTCGAAGAGGCCGCTGACGGCCCGCGCGTCGTGGGCCTCGCGCTGACGTCGATCAACGAAGAGGACTGGATCGCGCAGGGCTCCTCGAGCGGATACGTCGCACTCATCGGCGTGGTGCGCGATCGCCGCGGCCAGCGCATCGCCCCGGCGTGCGTCACGGCGCTCCTGACGTCGTACCGGGAGGCCGGCATCGAACGCGCCATCCTCGACGTCGACACCGCGAGCCCGACCGGCGCCGACGGCCTCTACACGCGGCTCGGATTCACCGCGTCGACGCGCGAGGTCGCGCTCGCCATCGAGTACTGA